The DNA sequence GAAGCGTCCGTCCGTCATAAGTGCCACTTTTCCGTTCAAACCACGTCCGACTATCATGGCTGTAATCGAAAGCATTTCCGGCATACCCGGACCGCCTTTAGGTCCGACGTTGCGGATGACGAGAACATCTCCTTCAACAATTTCTCCCGCTTCGATAGCCGTGGTGGCATCGGCTTCGCTGTCGTACACTTTGGCGACTCCTTCAAAGCGGCTGATTTTCTGACCGGACATTTTGGCAACGGAACCTTCCGGAGCGAGGTTTCCTTTTAGTACAACAAGCGGTCCGGTTTTTTTGAAAGGATTATTAATAGGACGGATCACTTTCTGTCCTTCTTTTAAATCAGGCACGCTTTCCAAATTCTCGGCCATTGTCTTTCCGGTCACTGTCATACAGTCTCCGTGAAGCAGACCTTCTTTCAAGAGAATTTTCATCACGGCTGGTACGCCTCCAACTTCGTAAAGGTCCTGCATTACATATTTTCCGCTCGGCTTCAGATCGGCGATGTGAGGCACCTGTTTACGGATATGTTCGAAATCTTCAAAGTCGAGTGGTACACCCGCAGAATGTGCCATCGCAGTCAGATGAAGGAACGCATTTGTCGATCCGCCCAGCGCCATGACAACGGTAATAGCATTTTCAAATGCTTTTTTTGTCATGATATCTCTCGGATAAATATCGTTTTTCAACAGGTCTATTACAAGTTCTCCCGCCTGCCGGCATTCTTCTTCTTTATAATCGTTCACTGCAGGAGTGGATGAAGATCCCGGAATACTCATACCGAGAGCTTCCACAGCAGAAGCCATCGTGTTCGCTGTATACATACCGCCGCATGCTCCGGCACCCGGACAGGCACTGCATTCCACTTTGTGAAGCTGCTCCTCATCGATAATCCCTTCCTGATACTGCCCGACTGCTTCAAAAGAGGAAACAATATCAATATCTTTTCCATCGAGTTTCCCTGGAGCGATTGTCCCCCCATAGACGTAAACGGCAGGAAGATTCAGGCGCCCCATTGCCATAATGCAGGCCGGGGTTGTTTTGTC is a window from the Alkalicoccus halolimnae genome containing:
- the ilvD gene encoding dihydroxy-acid dehydratase — translated: MSEEKDLRIRSKVISEGANRVPNRSMLRAVGFEDEDFKKPMIGVASTWSEVTPCNVHIDKLARKAKGGAADGGGAPMIFNTITVADGIAMGHEGMNYSLPSREVIADSIETVVGAERLDGLVAIGGCDKTTPACIMAMGRLNLPAVYVYGGTIAPGKLDGKDIDIVSSFEAVGQYQEGIIDEEQLHKVECSACPGAGACGGMYTANTMASAVEALGMSIPGSSSTPAVNDYKEEECRQAGELVIDLLKNDIYPRDIMTKKAFENAITVVMALGGSTNAFLHLTAMAHSAGVPLDFEDFEHIRKQVPHIADLKPSGKYVMQDLYEVGGVPAVMKILLKEGLLHGDCMTVTGKTMAENLESVPDLKEGQKVIRPINNPFKKTGPLVVLKGNLAPEGSVAKMSGQKISRFEGVAKVYDSEADATTAIEAGEIVEGDVLVIRNVGPKGGPGMPEMLSITAMIVGRGLNGKVALMTDGRFSGGSHGFVIGHIAPEAAAGGPIGLLQNGDTVTIDSDTQEINMHVDEDELDRRRQAWKAPEPRYKTGILAKYARLVSSSAKGAVTDADLDK